One Hippoglossus stenolepis isolate QCI-W04-F060 chromosome 9, HSTE1.2, whole genome shotgun sequence genomic region harbors:
- the prlhr2a gene encoding prolactin releasing hormone receptor 2a, protein MHCSHDFTPPGRHQPSGMEGTGSGWAAELTPPCMMLHDVNGSDSGQVFEVALHNSSSKRSPQFVGVELLQSFKPLIIPCYTLVALVGVFGNYLLLYVICCTRKMHNVTNFFIGNLAFSDMLMCATCVPFTLAYAFNPHGWVFGRFMCYLVYLIQPVTVYVSVFTLTAIGVDRYYATVHPLKKRISVLACTYLLSGIWLLSCSLVAPAVAHTYHVEFKNEGFTICEEFWMGQERERLAYAYSTLFITYVLPLSALCISYLCISVKLRNCVVPGHHTQSQAEAQRMRKRKTFRLVSLVVAAFGVCWLPISVFNVLRDIDIDLIDKRYFLLIQLLCHLCAMSSSCCNPFLYAWLHDRFRSELRKMFTCRRRIGISANNCATASVVL, encoded by the exons ATGCATTGTAGTCATGATTTCACACCTCCAGGTCGACATCAGCCTTCTGGGATGGAGGGCACAGGCAGCGGCTGGGCAGCTGAGCTCACCCCCCCATGCATGATGCTGCATGATGTGAATGGGAGTGACAGCGGTCAGGTCTTTGAGGTGGCGCTGCACAACAGCTCCTCCAAGCGCAGCCCCCAGTTTGTGGgcgtggagctgctgcagtccTTCAAGCCGCTCATCATCCCCTGCTACACCCTGGTGGCCCTGGTGGGCGTGTTCGGCAACTACCTGCTCCTCTACGTCATCTGCTGCACCCGCAAGATGCACAACGTCACCAACTTTTTCATCGGGAACCTGGCCTTCTCCGACATGCTGATGTGTGCCACGTGCGTCCCCTTCACGCTGGCGTACGCCTTCAACCCCCACGGCTGGGTGTTCGGGCGCTTCATGTGCTACCTGGTCTACCTCATCCAGCCTGTGACGGTGTACGTGTCagtcttcactctcactgccATCGGTGTGGACAG ATACTACGCCACAGTGCACCCTCTGAAAAAGCGCATCTCGGTCTTGGCGTGCACCTACCTCCTGTCCGGGATCTGGCTGCTGTCCTGCAGCCTGGTGGCCCCAGCTGTGGCTCACACCTACCACGTGGAGTTTAAGAACGAGGGCTTCACCATCTGCGAGGAGTTCTGGATGGGCCAGGAGCGGGAGCGGCTGGCCTACGCGTACAGCACCCTCTTCATCACCTACGTCCTGCCCCTCTCCGCGCTCTGCATCTCCTACCTGTGCATCTCTGTCAAGCTGCGGAACTGTGTCGTGCCCGGCCACCACACCCAGAGCCAGGCGGAGGCGCAGCGCATGCGCAAACGCAAGACCTTCCGCCTGGTGAGCCTGGTGGTGGCGGCCTTCGGAGTTTGCTGGTTGCCCATCAGCGTCTTCAACGTTCTGCGCGACATTGACATCGACCTGATCGACAAGAGGTACTTCCTGCTCATCCAGCTGCTCTGTCACCTGTGTGCCATGAGCTCGTCCTGCTGCAACCCGTTCCTCTACGCCTGGCTGCACGACCGCTTCCGCTCCGAGCTCCGCAAGATGTTCACGTGTCGCCGTCGCATCGGCATCTCGGCCAATAACTGTGCCACAGCCAGCGTGGTTCTGTAA
- the got1l1 gene encoding putative aspartate aminotransferase, cytoplasmic 2, translated as MSRPSGGLGEKRVKLNGGDPGGHHCEPVNTHSAAAAAAAAAGPEHGPDSKLLSALKRDSQARRVDLTGREYYSEEGKTFQLRLVGKIKQQLSADPTLCPEYPPSLGLTEFTRRANEAILGKSSRAIMESRVLGVQTPGFTAAVRLGAELLRHCFGAAWCGPVYLSSPCDDSLAGIFQAAGIQDIRQYYYWDDKLRCICLEKLLQDLEGAPEQSVVVLSASAHYPTGADLSQDQWTVITQLIMRRRLFPFLLLPAQGLCYGDFKRDAWPVQLCASQGMELLCAQSFSHCFGLYGEAVGHLLCVLKQSSLLLSLQSQAVKLVRSLWARPSVGGADVVTTVLSNPAHLAEWQGEVKRMVERSKLIRDILREKLRLLGTPGCWDHLTQQGGLYCCTGLNDQQVEFLTKRRHVNLLPSGCLNVSAINGSNLKYISESIHLAMTTSP; from the exons ATGAGTCGACCCAGCGGTGGCCTCGGTGAAAAACGGGTCAAGCTAAATGGAGGAGACCCGGGAGGTCATCACTGTGAACCGGTCAATActcactctgcagcagcagcggcggcggcggcggcgggtcCGGAACATGGTCCCGACTCAAAACTACTGTCCGCCCTCAAGAGAGACTCTCAGGCCAGGAGAGTGGACCTGACAGGGAGAG AGTATTACAGCGAGGAGGGGAAGACCTTTCAACTGCGTCTCGttgggaaaataaaacaacagttaaGCGCTGATCCCACCCTTTGTCCAGAGTATCCACCTTCTCTTGGGCTAACAGAATTCACCAGGCGAGCCAATGAGGCCATTTTGGGGAAGAGCTCCCGGGCTATAATGGAGAGCCGG GTGTTGGGTGTCCAGACCCCCGGTTTTACTGCTGCTGTGCGCCTCGGGGCTGAACTCCTGAGGCACTGCTTCGGTGCTGCTTGGTGCGGTCCGGTCTACCTCTCCTCCCCTTGCGATG ACTCATTGGCTGGCATCTTCCAGGCAGCGGGGATCCAAGATATCCGTCAGTATTATTACTGGGATGATAAGCTGCGGTGCATTTGTTTGGAGAAGCTTCTGCAGGATCTGGAGGGGGCTCCTGAGCAAAGTGTTGTTGTTCTGTCAGCGTCTGCCCATTACCCAACCGGAGCAGATCTCTCTCAGGATCAGTGGACTGTGATTACACAACTAATCATG AGGCGGAGGCTCTTCCCTTTCCTCTTGCTGCCTGCTCAGGGGCTCTGCTATGGAGATTTTAAGCGGGATGCCTGGCCTGTACAGCTCTGTGCATCCCAAGGCATGGAGCTCCTTTGTGCTCAGTCCTTCTCCCACTGCTTTGGCCTTTACG GTGAGGCTGTGGGTCACCTCCTGTGCGTGTTGAAGCAGAGCTCCCTCCTGTTATCTCTGCAGTCTCAAGCTGTCAAATTAGTCAGGTCACTGTGGGCCCGGCCGTCTGTGGGAGGAGCAGATGTCGTCACCACTGTGCTCAGTAACCCAGCCCATCTTGCTGAATG GCAGGGAGAAGTTAAGCGCATGGTTGAGAGAAGTAAGCTGATCAGAGACATTTTGAGAGAGAAGCTGAGGCTTCTGGGAACTCCAGGCTGCTGGGACCACCTGACCCAACAAGGTGGACTCTACTGTTGTACAGGCTTGAATG ATCAGCAGGTGGAATTTCTGACAAAGAGGAGACATGTGAACCTCCTTCCCAGTGGCTGTCTGAATGTGAGCGCAATCAACGGCAGTAACCTGAAGTATATATCTGAGTCCATCCATCTGGCCATGACCACTTCACCATGA